One part of the Lachnospiraceae bacterium JLR.KK002 genome encodes these proteins:
- a CDS encoding ABC transporter permease — MNDTSGNILTEIVQNRRLIRSLAKNDFKTKFAGSYLGTIWAFVQPVVTVLIYWFVFDKAIGMRVSIRSELPLPYVLWLVAGIVPWFFFSDCISAGTSVLVEYNYLVKKVVFNIDILPVVKVFASIFVHVFFVLFMMGLFLCYGYPPDFYVLQALYYSAGVLLLALGLSYFTSAVSVFFPDIRQIVNIALQVGIWMTPIMWNLDDMREKIPSFLLIILKCNPLYYIVMGYRETFIDKVWFWEHPGMTVYFWAFTGIVCLLGVKIFKRLKIHFADVL, encoded by the coding sequence ATGAACGATACATCAGGAAATATCCTTACGGAGATAGTCCAAAACCGCCGGCTCATCAGAAGTCTGGCCAAAAATGATTTCAAAACCAAATTTGCAGGTTCTTATCTGGGAACTATCTGGGCCTTTGTACAGCCGGTGGTCACCGTACTGATTTACTGGTTTGTCTTTGACAAGGCCATAGGCATGAGGGTTTCCATACGGAGCGAACTTCCCCTGCCTTATGTACTGTGGCTGGTGGCAGGCATTGTGCCCTGGTTTTTCTTTTCAGACTGTATCAGTGCCGGAACATCCGTACTGGTGGAGTATAATTATCTGGTGAAAAAAGTGGTGTTCAATATAGATATTCTGCCGGTGGTGAAAGTATTTGCTTCCATTTTTGTACATGTGTTTTTTGTATTGTTTATGATGGGGCTTTTTCTGTGCTATGGCTATCCGCCGGATTTTTATGTGCTGCAGGCACTGTACTACAGTGCCGGGGTATTGCTGCTGGCGCTGGGATTAAGCTATTTTACCAGTGCAGTGTCAGTGTTTTTTCCGGATATACGCCAGATTGTGAATATTGCCCTGCAGGTGGGGATCTGGATGACTCCTATTATGTGGAATCTGGACGATATGCGGGAGAAAATACCTTCTTTTCTGCTGATTATACTGAAATGCAATCCCCTTTATTATATTGTGATGGGATACCGGGAAACATTTATCGACAAAGTCTGGTTCTGGGAACATCCGGGCATGACCGTGTATTTCTGGGCTTTCACCGGAATTGTATGCCTGCTGGGCGTAAAAATATTCAAACGGCTGAAAATACATTTTGCAGATGTGCTGTAA
- a CDS encoding ABC transporter ATP-binding protein: MQETAIKITGVSKIYKLYDTPSARLKDALGLSRRQVYREHAALHDITLEIKKGETVGIIGTNGSGKSTLLKIITGVIRQTQGTVEVNGRISALLELGAGFNNEYTGIENIYLQGTMMGFSGEEIDKKMASILEFADIGDFVHQPVKTYSSGMFVRLAFAVAINIDPEILIVDEALSVGDVFFQSKCYRKFEEFKEMGKTILFVSHDLSSITKYCDRAVLLNKGDKVMEGTPREAVDRFKMALVAQEEEQRRENSSLWQPDHTGKKWRDSLSVNPETLEYGDKKAEIVDFAVVDKTGKISNVIEKGGRFTIKMKVRFQEEVAEPIFAITLKNRMGIELTGTNTMLEQVPIEPKKAGDVQTVSFTQNMRLQGGEYLLSFGCTGYEQEEFRVHHRLYDVCSIAVISDKNTVGYFDMESEVETE; this comes from the coding sequence ATGCAGGAGACAGCAATTAAAATAACCGGAGTCAGCAAAATATATAAACTTTACGATACGCCGTCTGCCCGGCTGAAAGACGCCCTGGGGCTTTCCCGCAGGCAGGTATACCGGGAACATGCGGCCCTTCACGATATCACGCTGGAAATAAAAAAGGGCGAGACTGTGGGTATTATCGGTACCAACGGTTCCGGAAAATCCACTCTGCTGAAAATTATTACGGGGGTGATTCGCCAGACACAGGGAACCGTGGAGGTAAATGGGAGAATTTCTGCTCTGCTGGAACTGGGAGCCGGATTTAACAACGAATATACCGGAATTGAAAATATATATTTACAGGGAACCATGATGGGATTTTCCGGAGAGGAAATAGATAAAAAAATGGCGTCCATACTGGAATTTGCAGATATCGGCGATTTTGTCCATCAGCCGGTGAAAACATATTCCAGCGGAATGTTTGTGCGTCTGGCCTTTGCAGTGGCGATTAATATTGACCCGGAAATCCTGATTGTGGACGAGGCATTGTCCGTGGGAGACGTGTTTTTTCAGTCCAAATGCTACCGGAAATTTGAGGAATTCAAAGAAATGGGCAAGACGATTCTGTTTGTGAGCCACGATTTGAGCAGCATTACTAAATACTGTGACCGGGCAGTGCTGCTGAACAAAGGGGACAAAGTGATGGAAGGCACTCCCAGGGAAGCAGTGGACCGGTTTAAAATGGCGCTGGTGGCCCAGGAAGAGGAACAGCGCAGAGAGAATTCTTCCCTGTGGCAGCCGGACCATACCGGGAAGAAATGGCGGGACAGTTTGTCGGTGAATCCGGAGACACTGGAATACGGGGATAAGAAAGCGGAAATTGTCGACTTTGCAGTGGTGGATAAAACCGGAAAAATTTCCAATGTAATTGAAAAGGGCGGCAGATTCACCATTAAAATGAAAGTGCGGTTTCAGGAAGAGGTGGCGGAGCCCATTTTTGCCATTACACTGAAAAACCGGATGGGGATTGAGCTGACAGGCACCAATACCATGCTGGAGCAGGTGCCCATTGAGCCGAAGAAAGCCGGGGATGTCCAGACTGTCAGCTTTACCCAGAATATGAGGCTGCAGGGAGGCGAGTACCTGCTGTCTTTTGGGTGCACCGGATATGAGCAGGAAGAATTCAGGGTGCACCACAGACTGTATGATGTGTGCAGCATTGCTGTTATTTCAGATAAAAATACCGTAGGATATTTCGATATGGAATCTGAGGTGGAGACAGAATAG
- a CDS encoding glycosyltransferase family 2 protein: MEKFNVVRVRFHIEEKQTLVIQGWKYNMKPEDRLEITLDAKELPWVQNSYDGMEVRQRYMIYDLGIEEEYFLYVTLPEVLEGKKELVLWVVDGEADSQGEGRRPVYREKVSHLQKLQNEIDFFLEQVTLEQEHCYIKGWAASASPVAVQVKGSDGRLLESQVSWHERRDVTQVYREVSNLLDSGFEIVLPHHGISGVHLELSNGSRRSQVKVPIVSTFFFENMLGNNYLGKGARFLQRHGWKQFCTRTMQVLAKKAAPQGDYEKYRQAVTPGKEDLEKQKRETFSLAPLFSIVVPLYKTPEKYLEQLVDSVRSQTYGNWELCLSDGSGEDSPLEKYLKKLENQDARVKVVRNSGPLQISENTNQGLKAAEGDFVVFADHDDLLTPDALYECAKALQEQPETELIYSDEDKISMNGKHFFQPHFKSDYNPDLLCSMNYFCHLVAAKKSLIERAGMLDSAFDGAQDYDFVLRCTEHTQAIYHIPRVLYHWRAHENSTAENPESKRYAFEAGMRAVQAHFDRLKIPARVEMGEYPGLYRTRYQWKEQPLISILIPNKDHTEDLNKCIQSIEETSTYRNYEYIIIENNSELPETFDYYKKLEQENKKVRVVYWEGAFNFSAINNFGAESARGEYLLLLNNDTEIRNPDCLWELLGPCMREDVGITGARLYYEDGTIQHAGVVIGFGGIAGHTFIGFDGKANGYFSRIICAQNYSAVTAACMMTKKSLYQQVGGLTEELAVAFNDIDYCMKVRKFGKLIVYNPYAELFHYESKSRGLEDSPEKQERYYKEMKYFVTKWQEFMDRGDPYYNPNLTLSKADFSLKQI; encoded by the coding sequence ATGGAAAAGTTTAATGTGGTAAGAGTCCGGTTTCATATAGAAGAAAAGCAGACGCTGGTGATTCAGGGCTGGAAATATAATATGAAGCCGGAGGACAGACTGGAAATCACGCTGGACGCAAAGGAGCTTCCCTGGGTTCAGAACAGCTACGACGGAATGGAAGTGCGGCAGCGCTATATGATTTACGATTTGGGGATTGAGGAAGAATATTTTCTCTACGTGACACTGCCGGAAGTCCTGGAGGGCAAAAAAGAACTGGTATTATGGGTGGTTGACGGTGAAGCAGATTCCCAGGGAGAAGGAAGACGCCCGGTCTACCGGGAAAAAGTATCTCATCTGCAAAAACTTCAGAATGAAATTGATTTTTTCCTGGAACAGGTGACTCTGGAGCAGGAGCATTGTTATATCAAAGGCTGGGCGGCTTCGGCTTCTCCAGTTGCGGTTCAGGTAAAAGGGTCGGACGGAAGGCTCCTGGAGAGCCAGGTTTCCTGGCATGAGCGCAGGGATGTAACTCAGGTGTACCGGGAAGTTTCCAATCTGTTGGACAGCGGATTTGAGATTGTGCTGCCCCATCACGGAATATCCGGCGTTCACCTGGAGCTGTCCAATGGAAGCCGGAGAAGTCAGGTGAAAGTGCCCATTGTGTCCACGTTCTTTTTTGAGAATATGCTGGGAAATAACTATCTGGGCAAAGGGGCCAGATTCCTGCAGCGTCATGGCTGGAAACAGTTCTGCACCAGAACCATGCAGGTGCTGGCGAAGAAGGCCGCCCCCCAGGGAGATTATGAAAAATACCGGCAGGCAGTAACGCCCGGAAAAGAAGATTTGGAGAAGCAGAAAAGAGAGACTTTTTCTTTGGCGCCCCTGTTTTCCATTGTGGTGCCCCTGTATAAAACGCCGGAAAAATACCTGGAACAGCTGGTGGATTCCGTCCGCAGCCAGACCTATGGGAACTGGGAGCTGTGCCTGTCCGACGGAAGCGGAGAAGATTCTCCCCTGGAAAAATATCTGAAAAAACTGGAAAACCAGGATGCACGGGTGAAGGTTGTCCGTAACAGCGGACCGTTGCAGATATCGGAAAACACCAATCAGGGGCTGAAAGCTGCCGAAGGAGATTTTGTGGTATTTGCAGACCATGACGACCTGCTGACCCCGGACGCCCTGTATGAATGTGCGAAAGCACTGCAGGAACAGCCGGAGACGGAGCTGATTTATTCCGATGAGGACAAGATTTCCATGAATGGGAAGCATTTTTTCCAGCCTCATTTCAAATCAGACTACAATCCGGATTTGCTCTGCAGCATGAACTACTTCTGCCATCTTGTGGCGGCAAAAAAATCTCTGATTGAAAGGGCCGGTATGCTGGACTCTGCCTTTGACGGAGCGCAGGATTATGACTTTGTGCTGCGGTGTACGGAGCATACCCAGGCCATTTACCATATCCCCAGGGTATTGTATCACTGGCGTGCCCATGAGAATTCCACAGCGGAGAACCCGGAGAGCAAGCGGTATGCCTTTGAGGCCGGTATGCGGGCGGTACAGGCTCATTTTGACCGGCTTAAGATTCCTGCCAGAGTGGAAATGGGGGAATATCCCGGACTGTACCGGACACGCTATCAGTGGAAGGAACAGCCTCTGATTTCCATTCTGATACCCAATAAAGACCATACGGAGGATTTGAATAAGTGTATTCAATCCATTGAAGAAACCTCCACCTATCGGAACTATGAGTATATTATAATAGAAAATAACAGCGAACTGCCGGAAACCTTTGATTATTACAAAAAGCTGGAGCAGGAAAACAAAAAAGTCCGGGTGGTTTACTGGGAGGGAGCATTTAATTTTTCAGCCATCAACAATTTCGGCGCAGAATCTGCCAGAGGCGAGTATCTGCTGCTGTTAAACAACGATACGGAAATCCGGAACCCGGACTGCCTGTGGGAGCTTTTGGGCCCCTGTATGCGGGAAGATGTGGGGATTACCGGAGCCAGGCTCTACTATGAAGACGGAACCATACAACATGCGGGGGTGGTGATTGGCTTTGGAGGAATTGCAGGCCATACCTTTATCGGATTTGACGGGAAAGCCAATGGATATTTTTCCCGTATTATCTGCGCCCAGAACTACAGTGCGGTGACCGCAGCCTGTATGATGACGAAAAAATCCCTGTATCAGCAGGTGGGAGGCCTGACGGAAGAACTGGCGGTGGCTTTTAATGATATTGATTACTGCATGAAAGTCAGAAAATTTGGAAAGCTGATAGTATATAACCCGTACGCAGAGCTCTTTCATTATGAATCAAAATCCCGCGGACTGGAAGATTCTCCGGAAAAGCAGGAACGTTACTATAAAGAAATGAAATATTTTGTGACAAAGTGGCAGGAATTTATGGACAGGGGAGACCCTTATTACAATCCCAATCTGACACTGTCCAAAGCTGATTTTTCTTTAAAGCAGATATAA
- a CDS encoding class I SAM-dependent methyltransferase — MEKIGKVVLDTACYPGEDLYSDGAVEDRILELVRTYPEQEYNQVIAREQDWAVMYHLAHERGNILSWYPFEPGSKLLEIGSGCGAVTGAAAASAASVTCVDLSMKRSTINGVRHQDRENIKICVGNFQDIEKGLEQDFDYATLIGVFEYGRGYMEGEKPYHKFLTTVMNHLRPGGKLLIAIENKLGLKYWAGCREDHTGTFFEGLEGYHHTEGVRTFSRPELIRILEECGYEDYRFYYPYPDYKFPTVIYSDEYLPGTGELNRNICNFDRNRLVLMDEGRVFDQLSEDGLFSLYANSFFVEIAKPSNDGESEKEQVLYTKYSTGRAPEFAIRTCIGRDVRGGYFLYKTAEYPQGRQHIQSAAKAGEELGKLWGGKDMLRPNRCRLEDGRVFFEYLKGTTLEEKLDRLLEQGEEQQVREWMEAAFDRILAGASTQEFQITPEFQQVFGQVSFQEPEPAFPAADVDLIFSNLLLTEDGSWHVLDYEWTFFFPIPAGYVLWRAFHYYTEGTEGRKKLKEDLTLCRKYGISGDREEQYERMEQNFQAYIRKGYVPAGELYRTMGKQALPLGELLAETDRRRIQVYLDYGQGFSEEQSFFLDQGVRQEITAGITIPAGVSGLWLDPALSSCMLKDVKLFWIGSDGQTSPVKYSTTGFEMEKNCYLFDNSDPKIIIEEIPEENRRMEISWRISILEEETAVMLMDRLNARGRMKKKVRGLLRGQEP, encoded by the coding sequence ATGGAAAAAATCGGAAAGGTTGTGCTGGATACCGCCTGTTATCCGGGAGAGGATTTATACAGCGACGGAGCTGTGGAAGACCGGATTCTGGAACTGGTCAGGACGTATCCGGAGCAGGAATACAATCAGGTGATTGCCAGAGAGCAGGACTGGGCGGTGATGTATCATCTGGCCCATGAGCGGGGCAATATTCTGAGCTGGTATCCCTTTGAACCGGGAAGCAAACTGCTGGAAATCGGTTCCGGCTGCGGCGCGGTGACCGGCGCGGCGGCAGCTTCCGCAGCTTCTGTCACCTGTGTGGATTTGTCCATGAAACGCAGCACCATCAACGGAGTGCGTCATCAGGACCGGGAAAATATTAAAATCTGTGTGGGCAATTTTCAGGATATCGAAAAAGGGCTGGAGCAGGATTTTGACTATGCGACACTGATTGGCGTATTTGAATATGGCAGAGGCTATATGGAGGGGGAAAAGCCCTATCATAAGTTTCTGACTACGGTGATGAACCATTTAAGACCCGGCGGAAAACTGCTGATTGCCATTGAAAATAAACTGGGGCTGAAATACTGGGCAGGCTGCCGGGAGGACCATACGGGGACTTTTTTTGAGGGACTGGAAGGGTATCATCATACGGAAGGAGTCCGCACCTTTTCCCGTCCGGAGCTGATTCGGATTCTGGAAGAATGCGGATATGAGGACTACCGGTTTTACTATCCCTATCCGGATTATAAATTTCCAACGGTCATTTATTCCGATGAATATCTGCCCGGAACCGGAGAACTGAATCGGAATATCTGTAATTTTGACCGGAACCGTCTGGTACTGATGGATGAAGGCCGGGTATTTGACCAGCTTTCTGAAGACGGTCTGTTTTCCCTGTATGCTAATTCCTTTTTTGTGGAAATAGCGAAGCCTTCCAATGATGGGGAATCAGAAAAAGAGCAGGTGCTTTACACGAAATATTCCACGGGCCGGGCTCCGGAATTTGCCATCCGCACCTGTATCGGCAGAGACGTCCGGGGCGGATATTTTCTTTACAAAACAGCAGAATATCCTCAGGGGCGGCAGCATATCCAATCTGCAGCGAAAGCCGGAGAAGAACTTGGGAAGCTCTGGGGAGGAAAAGATATGCTGCGGCCCAACCGATGCAGACTGGAAGACGGGCGGGTATTTTTTGAATATCTGAAAGGGACTACTCTGGAGGAAAAACTGGACAGGCTGCTGGAACAGGGAGAAGAACAGCAGGTCCGGGAATGGATGGAAGCAGCCTTTGACAGAATACTGGCCGGCGCGTCCACCCAGGAATTTCAGATAACACCGGAGTTTCAGCAGGTATTCGGACAGGTATCCTTTCAGGAGCCGGAACCGGCTTTTCCTGCAGCAGATGTGGATTTGATTTTTTCCAATCTGCTTCTGACAGAAGACGGGAGCTGGCATGTGCTGGATTATGAATGGACCTTTTTCTTTCCGATTCCGGCGGGCTACGTTCTCTGGCGCGCATTTCACTACTATACGGAAGGAACGGAAGGAAGAAAAAAATTAAAAGAAGACTTAACTTTATGCAGGAAATATGGAATTTCCGGGGACAGAGAAGAACAGTATGAAAGGATGGAGCAGAATTTCCAGGCATATATCAGAAAAGGCTACGTTCCCGCCGGAGAACTGTACCGCACCATGGGCAAACAGGCCTTACCGCTGGGAGAACTTCTGGCTGAGACAGACAGGAGAAGAATCCAGGTGTATCTGGATTACGGACAGGGATTTTCCGAGGAGCAGTCCTTTTTCCTGGACCAGGGAGTTCGGCAGGAGATTACAGCCGGGATTACCATTCCGGCAGGGGTTTCCGGCCTCTGGCTGGACCCGGCCCTGAGTTCCTGTATGTTAAAGGATGTGAAACTGTTCTGGATTGGTTCGGACGGGCAGACGTCGCCTGTGAAATACAGCACTACCGGGTTTGAAATGGAAAAAAACTGTTATTTATTTGACAATTCTGACCCAAAGATTATAATAGAAGAAATCCCTGAGGAGAACAGAAGAATGGAAATTTCCTGGCGTATCAGTATTCTGGAGGAGGAAACGGCAGTTATGCTGATGGACAGGCTGAATGCCAGGGGACGGATGAAAAAGAAAGTACGGGGTCTGCTTCGAGGGCAGGAACCATAA
- a CDS encoding sugar transferase, with amino-acid sequence MRRREQYKHLLNLAANCIMLALEAVMFGYLWYEIYYPMLEKANRPWHRGNWAVIGIYMLILYFFTRTFGGYRIGYLRITDICLSQILSIFCANVIGYLQVCLVANDYMPAHPMIVLTGAELLVILPGVYLVRFIYTRLYPPRKMIVIYGEHSPQELIDKINARKDKYNVCATASVYLGYEELYLRILEYEAVVLCDLPTSMRNPILKFCFDQNKRTYITPKISDIILTGTEQIHLFDSPLMLSRNRGLPIEQRFVKRAMDIVLSLIAIVISSPVLLLIGLSIKLYDRGPVFYTQERLTRDGEVFRIIKFRSMRMDSEREGAQLARKDDDRITPVGRIIRRTHFDELPQIFNILKGEMSFVGPRPEREIIAKEYETVIPEFSFRLKVKAGLTGYAQIYGKYNTTPYDKLKLDLTYIENYSFWLDIKLMLMTFKIIFQKENTEGIDKKQKTAIRRQN; translated from the coding sequence ATGAGAAGACGAGAACAGTACAAGCATTTATTGAATCTGGCGGCAAACTGCATAATGCTGGCTCTGGAGGCAGTCATGTTCGGTTATCTGTGGTATGAGATTTATTATCCCATGCTGGAGAAGGCCAACCGGCCTTGGCACAGAGGAAACTGGGCTGTCATCGGGATTTACATGCTGATACTGTATTTTTTTACCAGAACCTTTGGAGGATACCGGATTGGCTATCTGCGGATTACCGATATCTGTCTGTCCCAGATACTTTCCATTTTCTGCGCCAATGTGATTGGATATCTGCAGGTATGCCTGGTAGCCAACGATTATATGCCGGCCCACCCTATGATTGTGCTGACCGGAGCGGAGCTCCTGGTGATTCTGCCGGGGGTATATCTGGTGCGTTTTATCTACACCAGGCTGTACCCGCCCAGAAAAATGATTGTGATTTACGGGGAACATTCGCCCCAGGAACTGATAGATAAAATCAATGCCCGGAAAGACAAATACAATGTGTGCGCCACAGCCAGCGTGTACCTGGGATATGAGGAGCTTTATCTGCGGATTCTGGAATACGAAGCGGTGGTGCTCTGCGACCTGCCCACCAGTATGCGCAATCCCATTTTGAAATTCTGCTTTGACCAGAACAAACGGACTTATATTACGCCGAAAATTTCAGATATTATACTGACGGGTACGGAGCAGATTCATCTTTTTGACTCGCCGCTGATGTTGTCCAGAAACCGGGGGCTGCCCATTGAACAGCGGTTTGTAAAGCGGGCCATGGACATTGTGCTGTCTTTGATTGCCATTGTGATTTCCTCGCCGGTGCTGCTTCTGATTGGACTGAGTATCAAATTATACGACAGAGGGCCTGTATTTTACACTCAGGAACGACTCACCAGAGACGGAGAAGTGTTCCGGATTATCAAATTCCGCAGTATGCGGATGGATTCCGAGCGGGAAGGAGCCCAGTTAGCCCGGAAGGACGACGACCGGATTACGCCGGTGGGCAGAATCATCCGCAGAACTCATTTTGATGAACTGCCTCAGATTTTCAATATTCTGAAAGGAGAAATGTCTTTTGTAGGTCCCAGACCTGAGCGGGAAATTATTGCGAAAGAGTATGAGACGGTGATACCGGAGTTCAGTTTCCGCCTGAAAGTCAAAGCGGGACTTACGGGGTATGCCCAGATTTACGGAAAATACAACACTACCCCTTATGATAAGTTAAAACTGGATTTAACATATATCGAGAATTATTCCTTCTGGCTGGACATCAAACTGATGCTGATGACCTTTAAGATTATTTTCCAGAAGGAAAATACGGAAGGGATTGACAAAAAGCAGAAAACAGCCATTCGGAGGCAGAACTGA
- a CDS encoding glycosyltransferase family 2 protein gives MANMERTEKEWKDERISIVIPVYNSEKYIEETIQCMLAQTCPDWEIIFVDDCSEDRSVQIIESHQARDSRMHLYRNKQNMGPAFTRNQGIAKACGRYLAYMDADDLCDRDKLEKQLRFMKKTGCAFCFTGYEFAGPDGVRNGKVVHVPKKIDYKGALKRTTISTITVMFDRNQIPTDVLTMPLNARGEDTATWWKILRHGYVAYGIDEPLSVYRRYPGSRSSNKLDAAWGTWKMYRECEHLSLLKSSYYFCHYILNALKRRM, from the coding sequence ATGGCGAACATGGAGCGTACGGAAAAAGAATGGAAGGATGAACGAATCAGTATCGTAATTCCTGTTTATAATTCAGAAAAATATATAGAAGAAACCATTCAGTGTATGCTGGCGCAGACCTGTCCGGACTGGGAAATTATTTTTGTGGATGACTGTTCAGAAGACAGAAGCGTTCAGATTATTGAATCCCATCAGGCCAGGGACAGCCGGATGCATCTGTACCGGAATAAACAGAACATGGGGCCTGCCTTTACCAGGAATCAGGGAATTGCAAAAGCCTGCGGCCGGTATCTGGCCTATATGGACGCAGATGATCTGTGTGACCGGGACAAACTGGAAAAGCAGCTTCGGTTTATGAAAAAGACCGGCTGTGCATTCTGTTTTACCGGTTATGAATTTGCAGGCCCGGATGGAGTGCGGAATGGAAAGGTGGTTCATGTTCCCAAAAAGATTGACTATAAAGGGGCGTTGAAGCGCACCACAATTTCCACCATAACCGTTATGTTTGACCGGAATCAGATTCCCACGGATGTGCTGACCATGCCTCTGAATGCCAGAGGAGAGGATACGGCCACCTGGTGGAAAATTCTGCGGCATGGATATGTGGCATATGGAATTGACGAACCTCTGTCTGTTTACCGGAGATATCCGGGCAGCAGGTCTTCCAACAAGCTGGACGCAGCCTGGGGAACCTGGAAAATGTACCGGGAATGCGAACATCTGTCCCTGTTAAAAAGCAGTTACTATTTTTGCCACTATATTTTAAATGCATTAAAGAGAAGAATGTAA
- a CDS encoding CDP-glycerol glycerophosphotransferase family protein has protein sequence MEQTLWQKMQRVKWKDLRHILLFLLALPVSLVFRRFHRHMWLICDSENEARDNGYWLFRHIVKHHPEQPVVYAINRRSPDYRRVARLGKVIQFGSFTHWIYYLSAEKNISSQKSGKPNAAVCYFLEVYGFYKNTRIFLQHGITKDDMEFLYYKHTRMRLFVCAVEREYQYVKSRFGYPEGWVQKLGFCRFDNLKDTSRGKRQILVMPTWRNWIGITTSKSYQYENVDDFTGTEYYKNWNGFLNSPVLREMLEKFNVELVFYPHREMQKYAAYFYPEHARIKVAGWPKYDVQKLLKESALLITDYSSIAMDFAYMKKPLLYFQFDYEMYRKGHYPEGYFSYEKDGFGKVCRTPELLFQEMEKILEENFRMEESYRRRAEEFYETFDAGNCERNYQAIRKL, from the coding sequence ATGGAACAGACTTTATGGCAGAAAATGCAGAGAGTGAAATGGAAAGACCTGCGGCATATCCTTTTATTTCTGCTGGCATTGCCGGTTTCACTGGTATTTCGGAGATTCCACAGACACATGTGGCTGATCTGCGACAGTGAAAATGAGGCCAGAGATAACGGGTACTGGCTGTTTCGCCATATCGTGAAACACCATCCGGAGCAGCCGGTGGTCTATGCTATCAACAGGCGTTCTCCGGATTATCGAAGGGTGGCCAGACTGGGAAAAGTCATACAGTTTGGCAGTTTTACCCACTGGATATATTACTTATCGGCAGAAAAAAATATCAGTTCCCAGAAGAGCGGAAAACCCAATGCGGCAGTCTGCTACTTTCTGGAGGTTTACGGGTTTTATAAGAATACCAGAATTTTTCTGCAGCACGGAATCACCAAGGATGATATGGAGTTTCTGTATTATAAACATACCAGAATGCGTCTGTTTGTCTGTGCCGTGGAGCGGGAATATCAGTATGTGAAAAGCCGGTTTGGGTATCCAGAAGGATGGGTGCAGAAGCTGGGCTTCTGCCGGTTTGACAATCTGAAAGATACCAGCAGGGGAAAACGGCAGATTCTGGTGATGCCAACCTGGAGAAACTGGATTGGAATTACCACCTCAAAATCTTATCAGTATGAAAATGTGGATGATTTCACCGGCACGGAATATTATAAGAACTGGAACGGTTTTCTGAACAGCCCTGTACTCCGGGAAATGCTTGAAAAATTTAATGTAGAATTAGTTTTTTATCCCCACAGGGAAATGCAGAAGTATGCGGCGTATTTTTATCCGGAACATGCCAGAATCAAAGTGGCCGGGTGGCCGAAATACGATGTGCAGAAACTGCTGAAGGAATCCGCCCTCCTGATTACGGATTACTCCAGTATTGCCATGGATTTTGCTTATATGAAGAAACCCCTGCTCTATTTCCAGTTTGATTATGAGATGTACCGGAAGGGACATTACCCGGAAGGATATTTCAGTTATGAAAAAGATGGGTTCGGCAAAGTCTGCAGGACGCCGGAACTTCTGTTTCAGGAAATGGAGAAAATTCTGGAGGAAAATTTCAGAATGGAGGAATCATACCGAAGGCGTGCGGAGGAGTTTTACGAGACTTTTGACGCCGGAAACTGTGAGAGGAATTACCAGGCCATCAGGAAACTGTAA
- a CDS encoding ABC transporter permease has protein sequence MKRFIEDFKKHYKYSVYSAKSELKSEIANSHLSWLWWILDPLLFMMVYTFISVIVFRTSEPYFPVFVFIGLSSWKFFEKTVKQSVKLVSSNSSIVSKVYLPKHILIFVKMYANGFKMAVSFVLVVIMMFVYRVPLSLNILYIIPIFITLIMFTFGASTIMLHFGVFVEDLSNVINVLLKLVFYMSGIFYSISNRVKEPYGSLLLKLNPMALFLDDLRASMLYCETPHRKLLLFWFLASCLVSAIGIRIIYKYENSYVKVI, from the coding sequence ATGAAAAGATTTATTGAGGATTTTAAGAAGCATTACAAATACAGCGTATATTCCGCAAAGTCGGAACTGAAATCAGAAATTGCCAATTCCCATCTGAGCTGGCTGTGGTGGATTTTAGACCCCCTGCTCTTTATGATGGTGTATACCTTTATATCTGTGATTGTATTCCGGACATCAGAGCCTTATTTTCCGGTATTTGTATTTATCGGCCTGTCCAGCTGGAAGTTTTTTGAAAAAACGGTCAAACAGAGTGTGAAGCTGGTGAGTTCCAACAGCTCCATTGTGTCCAAGGTATATCTGCCCAAGCATATTCTGATTTTTGTAAAAATGTATGCCAATGGCTTTAAAATGGCTGTTTCCTTTGTCCTGGTTGTGATTATGATGTTTGTTTACCGGGTGCCCCTCAGCCTGAATATTCTCTATATTATACCCATATTTATCACCCTGATTATGTTTACCTTCGGCGCCAGCACCATTATGCTGCATTTCGGAGTGTTTGTGGAAGATTTGTCCAATGTAATCAATGTGTTGTTAAAGCTGGTATTTTATATGTCCGGAATTTTTTATTCCATCAGCAACCGGGTGAAAGAGCCTTACGGTTCTCTTTTGCTGAAACTGAATCCCATGGCTCTGTTTCTGGACGACCTGCGGGCGTCCATGCTGTACTGCGAGACGCCTCACCGGAAGCTGCTGCTGTTCTGGTTTCTGGCAAGCTGTCTGGTATCAGCCATCGGAATAAGAATCATATATAAATACGAGAACAGTTATGTGAAGGTGATTTAA